From a single Centropristis striata isolate RG_2023a ecotype Rhode Island chromosome 14, C.striata_1.0, whole genome shotgun sequence genomic region:
- the LOC131985195 gene encoding apolipoprotein A-IV-like produces MKVLVVLALAVFTAGCNANLVRQKQPQQQQVDMVKDAFWDYVAKATATARDSMKLIRQSELGKEVNTLISESTDAVNKLTVALRTQVAPLTQDLMTRFTQEAEQLKTRLEKDLTAVSTNLQPYAQELVADLQKKMEELKRDTTPYSKNMDPEALKTVLLQRSEELKKQLDKSVSQLQAQMVPYTEEIREKMEQNLEEFQRSMVPLAENFKTQMTQKTQEIQKNLAPYGEELRAKLDADAQTLKRQLTALWESFSKLAQ; encoded by the exons ATGAAGGTCCTCGTGGTGCTCGCCCTCGCCGTTTTCACTG CAGGTTGCAATGCCAACCTTGTTAGGCAGAAgcagccgcagcagcagcaggtcgaCATGGTGAAAGATGCTTTCTGGGACTACGTGGCCAAGGCAACCGCCACCGCAAGGGACTCCATGAAGCTGATCAGACAGTCAGAGCTCGGGAAGGAAGTCAA CACCCTGATCTCTGAGAGCACCGACGCCGTCAACAAGCTCACCGTGGCTCTGCGGACTCAGGTGGCCCCTCTGACCCAGGACCTCATGACCAGGTTCACCCAGGAGGCCGAGCAGCTGAAGACCCGCCTGGAGAAAGATCTGACCGCCGTGAGCACCAACCTGCAGCCCTACGCCCAGGAGCTGGTCGCTGACCTCCAGAAGAAGATGGAAGAGCTGAAGAGGGACACCACCCCTTACAGCAAGAACATGGACCCCGAGGCCCTGAAGACCGTGCTGCTGCAGAGGAGCGAGGAGCTGAAGAAGCAGCTGGACAAGAGCGTGAGCCAGCTGCAGGCCCAGATGGTCCCCTACACCGAGGAGATCAGGGAGAAGATGGAGCAGAACCTGGAGGAGTTCCAGAGGAGCATGGTCCCCCTGGCAGAGAACTTCAAGACCCAGATGACCCAGAAGACCCAGGAGATCCAGAAGAACCTGGCTCCGTACGGAGAGGAGCTGAGGGCCAAGCTGGACGCCGACGCTCAGACCCTGAAGAGACAGCTGACCGCTCTGTGGGAGTCCTTCAGCAAGCTGGCCCAGTAA
- the apoea gene encoding apolipoprotein Ea → MRVFAVIVVLAVLSGCHARSVPEYEWKNPWEVTVDKFNDYITDLNSRADVMVSDMKSSQISRELDTLIQDSMAELATYKDDLQTKLAPYTKEASEKLGQDLQTMADKLGDHMSDARDQMEKYAQELQTMVEQNVDDVKIRVTAYTRKMKKRLQKDTHEIKRHVSDFFEDLQYRTSDNVEDMRTRLDPYFAQVRDNAQAKFTTLNDLLASKAGDMKDKLENTAEEIRRQLAKTTEDLRSTMENKMEEVKKWFQPLVSFFEGSSETM, encoded by the exons ATGAGGGTGTTTGCAGTAATCGTTGTGCTGGCTGTCCTCTCAG GCTGCCATGCGAGGAGCGTACCTGAGTATGAGTGGAAGAACCCCTGGGAAGTCACGGTCGACAAATTCAACGATTATATCACTGATCTGAACTCGAGGGCCGACGTGATGGTGAGCGACATGAAGAGCTCCCAGATCAGCCGAGAACTGGA CACCCTGATCCAGGACAGCATGGCTGAGCTGGCCACATACAAGGACGACCTGCAGACCAAGCTGGCCCCTTACACCAAGGAGGCTTCAGAGAAACTGGGCCAGGACCTGCAGACGATGGCTGACAAACTGGGCGATCACATGAGCGATGCCCGGGATCAGATGGAGAAGTACGCCCAGGAGCTGCAGACCATGGTGGAGCAGAACGTGGACGACGTCAAGATCAGGGTCACCGCCTACACACGCAAGATGAAGAAACGCCTCCAAAAGGACACACACGAAATCAAGAG ACATGTCTCTGACTTCTTTGAGGACCTTCAGTATCGCACCTCGGACAACGTGGAGGACATGAGGACACGTCTGGACCCTTATTTTGCTCAGGTGCGCGACAACGCCCAGGCAAAGTTCACCACCCTGAATGACCTGCTGGCATCCAAGGCAGGAGACATGAAGGACAAGCTAGAGAACACAGCCGAGGAAATCAGGAGGCAGCTCGCAAAAACCACCGAAGACCTGCGATCCACCATGGAGAACAagatggaggaggtgaagaagtGGTTCCAGCCTTTAGTCTCCTTTTTCGAGGGAAGCTCAGAAACCATGTAA